In Micromonospora sp. WMMA1363, a genomic segment contains:
- a CDS encoding acyl carrier protein — MADQPDLGRADLVTMLAELTDRPATDVPERLGSMELAWLVHLVEQRYDRRLDLTDDQLAGIRTVDDALAVFRTSLTVAADG, encoded by the coding sequence ATGGCCGATCAGCCCGACCTGGGGCGAGCCGACCTGGTGACCATGCTCGCCGAACTGACCGACAGACCCGCCACCGACGTGCCCGAGCGGCTCGGCTCGATGGAGCTGGCCTGGCTCGTGCACCTGGTCGAGCAGCGCTACGACCGGCGGCTCGACCTCACCGACGACCAACTCGCCGGGATCCGCACCGTAGACGATGCCCTGGCGGTCTTCCGGACCTCGCTGACCGTCGCCGCCGATGGCTGA
- a CDS encoding acyl carrier protein → MRAEVRTYVIEQLVDMNYDVEEIDDDTTLGPSGVDLESLALADLAVRIEDRYGLTFADDESEKLALMTVGEFTAMVADRVAGATSDHS, encoded by the coding sequence ATGAGAGCCGAGGTCCGCACCTACGTCATCGAGCAGCTGGTCGACATGAACTACGACGTGGAGGAGATCGACGACGACACGACCCTGGGCCCGTCCGGGGTGGACCTGGAATCCCTCGCCCTCGCCGACCTGGCCGTCCGGATCGAGGACCGGTACGGGCTGACGTTCGCCGACGACGAGTCGGAGAAGCTGGCCCTGATGACCGTGGGCGAGTTCACCGCGATGGTCGCCGACCGGGTCGCCGGGGCGACGAGCGACCACTCCTGA